In Methanonatronarchaeum sp. AMET-Sl, one genomic interval encodes:
- a CDS encoding PAS domain-containing protein, translated as MVSQFEDTGYRVLLVDDDESFLELTSIYLNDEELSIDTVSDPRKALDVFSGYDCLVSDYQMPGIDGLELLKEVREEIGSDIPFIMFTGKGREEVAMDALNLGADRYLQKGGDPKTQFMELKHAIKEAIDKKQTEKKLKKEEKRAEKYFETARVLMVAIDENGVILDANKKASELLKTDKDDLIGDNWFNYIGDREKQTALEIHNRVLDGEKDLSIEIPLVVDNGVEKVVSWRISPLKNDENSIIGSFGSGIDVTERLEREREIEEKTRMLEGMLDGVQDIIGFQLPDHTIIRYNQKGYEALGISPEEVKGKKCYELLGREGPCRICPTNQAIEEKEITKIDKYQPEFDKYLSVTANPVLNEDNEVEFIIEHLRDVTDRVEYEEKIKKLSKEYETVFNNVETSIFLVEVKNNEFRFKRLNPYEEQLIGKKTTEVKGKTPTDVFGEKIGEKLEERYRECLETKNTITYEERVELPDRDVYAVTKLTPIIKEGSVDLILGTSHDVTEMKNKEIELEKTLSRLKTLMEEQEVGILFENMDREIIYANKELCRIFNIPKKSLLIGEDCQKIAEKAKNQFNDPNKFIEGIEKLIENNKKRKGEEITLKDGRILLRDYIPIKEEGKNIKNGHLWQYKDITKLKEMEKREEFLYSLLRHDVKNKNQVAKGYLQLIEKEKIPTENKKHLEKAIKSIEESSEIIEKVKTIIELENTSEKQEIELEKLLNEVIREIKNQAERKDIEIKKKTQGCKVEGGSLLKQAIYNIIENSIRHSECQKIKITTEKREDGCTITIEDDGEGIAEEKRNKIFNQGYSKGEGTGLGLYITKKIIENHDGSIKCKKSDLGGVQFKIKLKKHN; from the coding sequence ATGGTAAGTCAATTTGAAGATACTGGATATCGGGTTTTGTTGGTTGATGATGACGAATCGTTTTTAGAGTTGACCTCTATCTATCTTAATGACGAAGAACTATCAATTGATACTGTTTCTGACCCTAGAAAGGCCTTAGACGTTTTTAGTGGTTATGATTGTTTGGTTTCGGATTATCAGATGCCTGGTATAGATGGTTTGGAGTTATTGAAGGAGGTTAGAGAGGAAATTGGTAGTGACATACCTTTTATTATGTTTACTGGTAAGGGTCGTGAGGAGGTTGCTATGGATGCCCTTAACTTAGGGGCGGATAGATATCTGCAGAAAGGAGGAGATCCTAAAACCCAGTTCATGGAGCTAAAACACGCAATAAAAGAAGCAATTGATAAAAAACAAACTGAAAAAAAGTTAAAGAAGGAAGAAAAAAGGGCTGAGAAATATTTCGAGACCGCTAGAGTTCTCATGGTCGCTATAGATGAAAACGGAGTTATACTTGATGCCAACAAAAAGGCAAGTGAGTTATTAAAAACGGATAAAGACGATTTAATAGGAGACAACTGGTTTAACTACATAGGTGATAGAGAAAAGCAAACTGCTTTAGAGATCCATAACCGGGTTTTAGATGGTGAGAAAGACCTATCGATTGAGATACCTTTGGTTGTAGATAATGGTGTTGAAAAGGTGGTTTCATGGCGGATTTCACCATTGAAAAATGATGAAAATAGTATTATTGGGAGTTTTGGTTCGGGAATCGATGTTACCGAGAGGTTGGAGAGGGAGAGGGAAATTGAGGAGAAAACCAGGATGTTGGAGGGTATGTTAGACGGCGTACAGGACATAATCGGTTTCCAATTACCTGATCACACTATAATTAGATACAACCAAAAAGGATATGAAGCTCTCGGAATTTCTCCAGAGGAAGTTAAAGGCAAGAAATGTTATGAATTATTGGGTAGAGAGGGCCCATGTCGTATTTGTCCAACCAATCAGGCCATTGAAGAGAAAGAGATAACTAAAATCGATAAATATCAACCTGAATTCGATAAATATCTTTCAGTAACAGCTAATCCGGTTTTAAATGAGGATAATGAGGTAGAGTTCATTATCGAACACTTAAGAGACGTCACAGATAGGGTCGAGTATGAAGAAAAGATAAAAAAACTATCTAAGGAATATGAAACCGTTTTTAACAACGTAGAGACCAGTATTTTTTTAGTGGAAGTTAAAAACAATGAATTCAGGTTTAAGCGACTTAATCCTTATGAAGAACAGTTAATTGGGAAGAAAACAACCGAGGTTAAAGGTAAAACGCCGACCGATGTTTTTGGAGAAAAAATTGGAGAAAAACTTGAGGAAAGATACCGTGAATGTCTTGAAACTAAAAACACAATTACTTATGAAGAGCGTGTAGAACTGCCTGATAGAGATGTATACGCAGTAACTAAACTTACTCCAATAATAAAAGAAGGTAGTGTTGATTTGATTTTAGGAACCTCCCATGACGTTACAGAGATGAAAAATAAAGAAATAGAGCTAGAGAAAACCCTATCCCGTCTAAAAACATTGATGGAAGAACAAGAGGTCGGTATTCTATTCGAAAACATGGATAGAGAAATAATATACGCCAACAAAGAGTTATGTCGAATATTCAACATACCAAAAAAATCCCTATTAATAGGAGAAGATTGTCAAAAAATTGCAGAAAAAGCTAAAAACCAGTTTAATGATCCAAATAAGTTTATAGAAGGTATTGAAAAACTCATAGAAAACAATAAAAAAAGGAAAGGAGAAGAAATAACGTTAAAAGATGGCCGTATACTCTTAAGAGACTACATACCAATCAAAGAGGAAGGAAAAAATATAAAAAACGGACATCTATGGCAATACAAAGATATTACGAAACTTAAAGAGATGGAGAAAAGAGAGGAATTTCTATACAGCTTACTTAGACACGATGTAAAAAACAAAAACCAGGTCGCTAAAGGATACCTACAACTAATCGAAAAAGAAAAAATCCCCACAGAAAATAAAAAACATCTAGAGAAAGCCATTAAATCAATAGAAGAATCAAGCGAAATCATAGAGAAAGTTAAGACAATAATAGAACTTGAAAATACCTCCGAAAAACAAGAAATTGAACTAGAAAAACTATTAAACGAAGTAATTAGAGAAATAAAAAACCAAGCAGAAAGAAAAGACATAGAGATAAAGAAAAAAACACAAGGATGTAAGGTTGAAGGCGGGTCATTACTAAAACAAGCAATCTACAACATAATCGAAAACTCAATACGCCACTCAGAATGCCAAAAAATAAAAATAACAACAGAAAAAAGAGAAGACGGCTGCACGATAACAATAGAAGACGATGGTGAAGGAATTGCTGAAGAAAAAAGAAATAAAATATTCAACCAAGGCTATAGCAAAGGAGAAGGAACCGGCCTTGGGTTGTACATAACTAAAAAGATCATTGAAAACCACGATGGATCAATAAAATGCAAAAAATCAGATTTAGGTGGAGTCCAATTCAAAATAAAACTCAAAAAACATAATTAA
- a CDS encoding universal stress protein, producing MYKKILVPTDGSEAGLIACEHAFNVAEKFDSEIHVLYVVHRVMPPVMRGGVQISDGTVVSQKVVEDLKAGKMPSDSETEKKLKKPTMKIVDKARERGLEVVQSVRAGKPSKEIIKYAEDNDIDIIVMGSHGEGSIDRLILGSTTEKVLKCSTLPVFVVDTY from the coding sequence ATGTATAAGAAGATTCTTGTTCCTACTGATGGGAGTGAAGCAGGTCTTATTGCTTGTGAACATGCTTTTAATGTTGCAGAGAAGTTTGATAGTGAAATTCATGTGCTTTATGTTGTTCATAGGGTTATGCCACCTGTGATGAGGGGAGGCGTTCAGATTTCTGATGGTACTGTTGTGAGTCAGAAGGTTGTTGAGGATTTGAAGGCTGGGAAGATGCCTAGTGATAGTGAAACTGAGAAAAAGTTGAAAAAACCAACTATGAAAATAGTTGATAAAGCTAGAGAACGTGGTTTAGAGGTTGTTCAGAGTGTTAGGGCTGGGAAACCAAGTAAAGAAATTATTAAGTATGCGGAAGATAACGATATAGATATAATTGTTATGGGTAGTCATGGTGAGGGCAGTATTGATCGGTTAATTCTTGGAAGCACAACGGAAAAAGTATTAAAGTGCTCAACCCTCCCGGTATTTGTAGTCGACACATATTAA
- a CDS encoding S16 family serine protease, with translation MKKKTLATTLILIILVIVLGVFSGITYQETLEQEQEIQKLEENLHNLSKDYSDLLEEHENLEGEHQELESDYSELTEEHQELINEFSELETDYQTLSQEYEILKEELAFGSTEYYALGIKDDEDEGTVSSLTAKIIQGEGSIYIDVTNHIFGETTQKASQTSIVVANQYTDLDLNNDYSALISWGTDADIIDGPSAGAAETLTIISAANNQEIDTEIMITGTINQDGTIGAVGAIEEKANAAKEHGAHTILVPDGQHEEIEGIEVIEVTDIEEAMDHLGLK, from the coding sequence ATGAAGAAAAAAACCCTAGCTACAACACTAATCTTGATTATATTAGTAATAGTGTTAGGTGTTTTCTCCGGAATAACCTATCAAGAAACCTTAGAACAAGAACAAGAAATACAGAAATTGGAGGAAAACCTACATAACCTATCTAAAGACTACAGTGATCTACTCGAGGAACATGAAAACTTGGAGGGTGAACATCAAGAGCTAGAGTCAGATTACAGTGAATTAACTGAAGAACATCAAGAATTAATCAATGAGTTTAGTGAACTAGAAACTGACTATCAAACCCTTTCCCAAGAATATGAGATATTAAAAGAAGAACTAGCTTTTGGGTCAACAGAATACTATGCATTAGGTATAAAAGATGATGAGGACGAAGGAACAGTTAGTTCGTTAACCGCTAAAATAATTCAGGGAGAAGGCTCGATTTACATAGATGTAACCAACCATATATTCGGCGAAACAACACAGAAAGCAAGCCAGACCTCAATCGTTGTCGCAAACCAATACACAGACCTTGATCTGAACAATGACTACAGCGCACTGATATCCTGGGGTACAGACGCAGACATAATAGATGGTCCAAGCGCTGGAGCAGCTGAAACCCTAACAATAATATCAGCAGCAAACAACCAAGAAATAGACACTGAAATAATGATAACAGGAACAATCAACCAAGACGGGACAATTGGAGCAGTAGGAGCAATCGAAGAAAAAGCCAACGCCGCAAAAGAACATGGTGCACACACAATCCTAGTCCCAGACGGACAACATGAAGAAATAGAAGGAATCGAGGTAATCGAAGTTACGGACATAGAAGAAGCAATGGACCACCTCGGACTAAAATAA
- a CDS encoding class II glutamine amidotransferase, producing the protein MFFVCELLGLCFNQLVRPSLSVRGFGYSDKDNPDGWGIGFYPDQSAQIFKEPIKASSSDLFRFLRDYPKINSKLVLAHIRKKTIAEPQYMNSHPFSRELDGDMYIFAHNGTIEETDELSLGRFKPIGSTDSEHTFCHLIDKINKKEIKDWSNNFSWIHNLLKEINKFGKFNCIFSDGEYLFCYHDTGGHNSFYYVRREAPYGEIKLMDEDLKVNLDRETDPNQKGFIAATNRLTNENWKEFKKGELIILKNGEIVYQND; encoded by the coding sequence GTGTTTTTTGTGTGTGAGTTGCTTGGTCTATGTTTTAATCAATTGGTAAGACCTTCTTTATCGGTTCGTGGTTTTGGGTATAGTGATAAGGATAATCCGGATGGTTGGGGTATTGGTTTCTATCCTGACCAATCTGCTCAGATTTTTAAAGAGCCTATTAAGGCCAGTAGTAGTGATCTTTTCCGTTTTTTACGGGATTATCCGAAGATTAATTCAAAACTGGTTTTGGCTCATATTCGTAAAAAAACAATTGCAGAGCCACAATACATGAACAGTCATCCATTTAGTCGAGAACTTGATGGAGATATGTATATCTTTGCTCACAACGGAACAATTGAAGAGACCGATGAACTATCTCTGGGTAGGTTTAAACCAATTGGTTCAACAGACTCCGAACATACATTCTGCCACCTAATAGACAAAATAAATAAAAAAGAGATAAAGGATTGGAGTAATAATTTCAGTTGGATCCACAACCTATTGAAGGAAATCAATAAGTTTGGAAAATTCAACTGCATTTTTTCAGACGGAGAATACCTATTTTGTTATCACGACACAGGAGGACATAACTCCTTCTATTACGTACGTAGAGAAGCACCATACGGTGAAATAAAACTCATGGACGAAGACCTAAAAGTAAACCTAGATCGAGAAACAGATCCAAACCAAAAAGGATTCATAGCCGCTACAAACCGACTAACCAACGAAAACTGGAAAGAATTCAAAAAAGGAGAACTAATAATACTAAAAAACGGAGAAATAGTCTACCAAAACGATTGA